TCGACTTTTTTAATCATACGGTCCATAAAACGTGCTGATTCAGGGTAAACTGACTTCTCTTTTTTAAAATTTGAAATTGCTCCATTGGGATTGCCGCTCTTTAGATACATGTAGCCTAAATTGGCATACATCCCTGGAGGTACACGGCCAGATATACTCTCACCGGCTTTTTCTATTGCTTGTTCCATAGACTGCTGAAGCTTCAATGTTGATTCATCGCTCATATTTTTTTTGTTTGCATAATAGCTGTCGCTGTAGTCCCCATAATTGTAAAGAACTTTTGGCTGAGCACAACCAACCATGCTAAAAGCTACAGCTATTGAAAACAATACTTTTATCTTATTTGAGATTCTCATTACTCTATTCCAATCTCTTTGGCAATGTTGTCACCAACATATATTTCACGATTAACAATAAGATTGCCATCTCTATATATCCGCACGGTGTGTTTGCCCGGTTTTATCTTGTATTGATTATCTCTACCAGATTTCACTATAAAGCCTTTTGAATCATCCACAAATACTGTTACC
The sequence above is drawn from the Candidatus Sulfurimonas baltica genome and encodes:
- a CDS encoding DUF4810 domain-containing protein translates to MRISNKIKVLFSIAVAFSMVGCAQPKVLYNYGDYSDSYYANKKNMSDESTLKLQQSMEQAIEKAGESISGRVPPGMYANLGYMYLKSGNPNGAISNFKKEKSVYPESARFMDRMIKKVELVEGKLK